A genomic window from Leptospiraceae bacterium includes:
- the hpt gene encoding hypoxanthine phosphoribosyltransferase: protein MNQPGILIESSYIQEKVSSLGKQITEDYRGKELLLIGVLKGSFIFLADLARKIKLEHKIDFLRAASYGNSTRSSEILDLNFLMKESIEGKHVLLVEDIVDTGKTLNKIYESLFSQKPASLKLSALLVKEKVHRFAYPIDYPGFFIEDHFVVGYGLDFAEKYRHLDYIGILDENENPHPS from the coding sequence GTGAATCAACCGGGTATCCTGATTGAATCCTCTTATATTCAAGAGAAAGTTTCTTCTCTCGGTAAACAAATTACAGAAGATTACCGGGGGAAAGAACTTCTACTTATCGGAGTTCTGAAAGGAAGTTTCATCTTTTTGGCCGACCTTGCACGAAAAATAAAACTCGAACATAAAATTGATTTCTTACGAGCTGCTTCTTACGGAAACAGTACCCGATCTTCCGAAATTCTGGATCTCAATTTCCTCATGAAAGAAAGCATTGAAGGAAAACATGTTCTGCTGGTTGAAGATATTGTTGATACCGGAAAAACTTTAAATAAGATCTACGAAAGTTTATTTTCCCAAAAACCTGCCTCTTTAAAGCTAAGTGCTCTTCTGGTAAAAGAAAAGGTTCATCGCTTTGCCTATCCGATTGATTATCCGGGATTTTTTATAGAAGATCATTTTGTTGTAGGCTATGGACTGGACTTTGCGGAAAAATATCGACACCTTGATTATATAGGAATCCTTGATGAAAATGAAAATCCTCATCCTTCTTAG
- a CDS encoding aldehyde dehydrogenase family protein: MIAPNTPVEEIDRIYALQKKHKPVVARTSYRERVEKLQKLLDTVRDRTREIHEAIYKDFRKVAQEADITEVIPVIGELNDAIKNLKDWMSPKSVDTPLPLLGSQSKVYFEPKGQALIIAPWNYPFNLSISPIIGAIAAGNTMIVKPSEYAAHTSALLKDLLKIFPEEEVAVIEGDASVSGHLLSLRYDHIFFTGSVEVGRIVMQAAAKYLTPVTLELGGKSPVIVDEYCDFKEMVKKICWGKFINCGQTCVAPDYILLPKNKLDDFRNLIRTTLTEVYGKEGERHLSPDYARLINERQFNRIQGLLNEALEKGAEIIAGGQTLAEEKFVSPTVLYNAPADSRIMNEEIFGPLLPVVLYETIDEALEYVNRKEKPLALYIFSNREYTIQKVLQETSAGGTCINDVVIHLVNPDLPFGGVGESGMGNYHGYYSFRAFSHERAVLRQSSPVNTIQLLYPPYKATIKILAKDVIKNLV, encoded by the coding sequence ATGATAGCCCCGAATACCCCGGTTGAAGAAATCGATAGAATTTATGCACTTCAAAAAAAACATAAACCTGTAGTAGCCAGAACCAGTTACAGGGAGAGAGTTGAAAAACTACAAAAACTTCTGGATACTGTTAGAGATAGAACTCGCGAAATTCATGAAGCAATTTATAAAGATTTTCGCAAAGTAGCCCAGGAAGCAGATATAACAGAAGTTATACCCGTTATCGGTGAATTAAACGACGCTATTAAAAATCTAAAAGATTGGATGAGTCCAAAATCTGTGGATACTCCCCTTCCCCTTTTGGGCTCGCAGAGTAAAGTCTATTTTGAACCCAAAGGACAGGCCCTGATTATCGCCCCCTGGAATTATCCCTTCAATCTTTCCATTTCCCCTATCATTGGAGCCATTGCAGCAGGTAATACTATGATTGTAAAACCTTCTGAATATGCAGCCCATACCTCTGCCCTCTTAAAAGACCTGTTAAAAATCTTTCCGGAGGAAGAAGTAGCTGTAATTGAAGGAGACGCATCCGTTTCCGGTCATTTGCTCAGCTTACGATATGACCACATCTTCTTTACCGGAAGTGTAGAAGTAGGTCGAATCGTTATGCAGGCAGCAGCTAAATATTTAACTCCTGTAACCCTGGAGCTGGGCGGCAAATCACCGGTTATCGTAGATGAATACTGCGATTTTAAAGAAATGGTGAAAAAAATATGCTGGGGCAAATTCATTAACTGCGGCCAAACCTGTGTAGCACCTGACTATATACTCCTACCTAAAAACAAGCTGGATGATTTCAGAAACCTCATTCGAACAACCCTTACAGAAGTCTATGGCAAAGAAGGAGAACGTCATCTCTCTCCTGATTATGCAAGGCTGATAAATGAAAGACAATTTAATCGGATCCAGGGACTCCTTAATGAAGCTTTAGAAAAAGGAGCGGAGATAATCGCCGGTGGACAAACCCTGGCAGAAGAAAAATTTGTTTCACCGACCGTTCTTTACAATGCACCGGCGGACAGTAGAATTATGAATGAAGAGATTTTTGGTCCCCTACTTCCCGTAGTTCTTTATGAAACTATAGATGAGGCACTGGAATACGTTAACCGAAAAGAAAAACCCCTGGCCCTGTATATATTTAGTAACCGAGAATATACCATTCAGAAAGTACTTCAGGAAACTTCAGCCGGTGGAACCTGTATTAACGATGTAGTAATTCATCTGGTAAATCCAGACTTACCATTTGGCGGAGTGGGTGAAAGTGGAATGGGCAACTACCACGGGTATTACAGCTTTAGAGCCTTTTCACACGAAAGAGCTGTTTTACGTCAATCCAGCCCTGTGAATACCATTCAACTTCTGTATCCACCTTATAAGGCTACCATAAAAATTCTTGCCAAGGATGTAATAAAAAACCTGGTATAA